One genomic window of Psychrobacillus sp. INOP01 includes the following:
- a CDS encoding isochorismatase family protein, with protein MKQALLVIDAQQELIEGNNQEGSVFQKEQLIENINVVIKKAAESDALIVFVRDTDVAEGKGEGFQVHKDIAIPTHSKTFDKAATNSFYGTGLKEFLEEQEVKHVVIMGCQTEHCIDTAVRTATVSQLDVTLVGDGHSTKGSSVLTAEQIINHHNKILHGHYNVDNFSMVRNAAEDLFEPLHDTHR; from the coding sequence ATGAAACAAGCATTATTAGTCATTGATGCGCAGCAGGAGTTAATAGAAGGAAATAACCAAGAGGGTAGTGTTTTTCAAAAAGAACAGCTAATTGAAAATATCAATGTAGTAATTAAAAAAGCCGCAGAGTCAGATGCTTTAATCGTTTTTGTAAGAGATACAGATGTGGCAGAAGGAAAAGGTGAAGGTTTCCAGGTCCATAAGGATATTGCTATACCAACACACTCAAAGACATTCGATAAAGCTGCAACAAACTCATTTTATGGAACGGGGTTAAAAGAATTTTTAGAGGAGCAGGAGGTTAAACATGTTGTGATTATGGGCTGCCAAACGGAGCATTGCATAGATACAGCAGTACGAACTGCAACCGTATCACAATTGGATGTAACGTTAGTTGGTGATGGACATTCAACAAAAGGTTCCTCAGTTCTTACCGCAGAGCAAATCATAAATCATCACAATAAAATACTACATGGACATTATAATGTAGATAATTTTTCAATGGTAAGAAACGCTGCAGAAGATCTATTTGAACCATTACATGATACACATCGATAA